One genomic segment of Solibacillus isronensis includes these proteins:
- a CDS encoding YycH family regulatory protein, with protein sequence MKYVEQIKSLLLAFLVLLSIVFTLLIWNYKPEYETIKETQIEEVLVGKPKDLQEVIKPYRLLYRQNDQFYGTVSSTPLKGLYKHLRLWQVYEMELIKSDLSDSKMNEMVRTNNRITMFYNEEIPLRVFSNLLSYNENEIPDASFTRLIIDWSNVENSDQIQLLFLNTEKRLYYRAYASVPDKDYFMEKVIEPANDYSQYVEVERDALRSLYVAKDPIQLARDRYLAVDIKPDLFKKILFTDLKIVQRNIESSQSERFTDGTSLMTVDSQNRIINYVYPTAESNTPLPSTRLLKDSYNFINDHGGFTMDYRLSYMDIGRHSTEYQLFVQGLPVYSNDTMTRLVTTWGEDRIFRYRRPYYLMDTHIDGVQRDLESGEQIAESLRTNDKKLFNETEEIVVGYELTLEESDQDTDLVLVLEPKWFAVTNNEWTRLSPEETGGDEFGLE encoded by the coding sequence ATGAAATATGTTGAACAGATAAAATCTCTTTTATTAGCATTCCTCGTTTTACTCAGCATTGTGTTCACACTTCTTATTTGGAATTACAAACCGGAATATGAAACGATAAAGGAGACCCAGATTGAGGAAGTACTTGTCGGCAAACCTAAGGATTTACAGGAAGTAATAAAACCGTACAGATTGTTGTATCGCCAAAATGACCAATTTTACGGTACAGTCTCTTCAACACCTTTAAAAGGTTTATATAAACACTTACGTTTATGGCAAGTTTACGAGATGGAATTAATTAAAAGTGACCTTTCAGACAGTAAAATGAATGAAATGGTGCGTACGAATAATCGTATAACAATGTTTTATAATGAAGAAATTCCTTTGCGCGTTTTCTCTAATCTATTGTCATATAATGAAAATGAAATACCGGATGCAAGCTTTACACGTCTTATTATAGACTGGTCAAATGTTGAAAATAGTGATCAGATACAGTTGCTCTTCCTAAACACAGAAAAACGTTTATATTATAGAGCGTATGCAAGCGTACCGGATAAGGATTATTTCATGGAGAAGGTAATTGAACCAGCCAATGATTATAGCCAATACGTTGAAGTTGAACGGGATGCTTTACGCTCTTTATATGTGGCCAAAGATCCTATACAGTTAGCGAGGGACAGATATTTAGCTGTAGATATTAAACCTGATCTATTTAAAAAGATTCTGTTCACCGATTTAAAAATCGTACAAAGGAATATTGAAAGTTCTCAATCAGAACGGTTTACTGATGGAACATCGTTAATGACAGTTGATAGCCAAAATCGGATAATAAATTATGTATACCCGACTGCAGAAAGTAATACACCGCTTCCTTCGACAAGATTATTGAAGGACAGTTATAATTTTATAAATGACCATGGTGGATTTACAATGGATTACCGCTTGTCCTATATGGACATTGGAAGGCATAGTACAGAGTATCAGCTATTTGTACAGGGTCTTCCTGTATACAGTAATGATACGATGACTCGTCTCGTAACTACTTGGGGTGAAGACCGTATTTTCCGTTACCGCCGCCCTTATTATTTAATGGATACTCATATTGATGGGGTACAGAGAGATCTGGAATCAGGGGAACAAATAGCTGAGTCACTCCGTACAAATGATAAAAAATTATTTAATGAAACAGAGGAAATCGTTGTTGGGTATGAATTAACGCTTGAAGAATCGGATCAGGATACGGATTTAGTCCTCGTATTGGAGCCAAAATGGTTTGCCGTAACAAACAATGAATGGACACGCCTTTCACCCGAGGAAACAGGGGGTGATGAATTTGGATTGGAGTAA
- a CDS encoding MBL fold metallo-hydrolase yields the protein MRFSVLASGSTGNAVYVENDEHSFLIDAGLSGKKMEQLFANIDRDMKSLSGILVTHEHSDHIKGLGVIARKYNIPVFANAKTWTAMDGLVGTIPTDLCFDFDMETVKTFGGLDIQSFAVSHDAAEPMFYTFYENGRKLVVITDTGYVSDRMKGYISAADAYVFESNHDVSMLQMGKYPWSIKRRILSDVGHVSNEDAAVAMADVVAEKPTQIYLAHLSKDNNMKDLARMSVEQTLQSCGIIAGEYLHLHDTDANEPTKLVTV from the coding sequence ATGCGATTTAGCGTTTTAGCAAGTGGCAGTACAGGAAACGCAGTCTACGTAGAAAATGATGAACACTCATTTTTGATTGATGCAGGCTTAAGCGGAAAGAAAATGGAGCAACTGTTTGCTAATATAGATCGTGATATGAAAAGTTTATCAGGTATTTTAGTAACACATGAGCATAGTGACCATATAAAAGGGCTCGGTGTCATTGCACGTAAATATAATATTCCTGTATTTGCAAATGCAAAAACATGGACAGCGATGGACGGGCTAGTAGGAACAATCCCAACCGATTTATGTTTTGATTTTGATATGGAAACAGTAAAAACATTCGGCGGGCTGGATATTCAATCATTTGCCGTGTCTCACGATGCTGCTGAACCGATGTTCTATACATTCTATGAGAACGGGCGAAAGCTAGTTGTCATTACAGATACAGGCTATGTCAGTGACCGGATGAAAGGATATATCTCAGCAGCAGATGCCTACGTATTTGAAAGTAACCACGATGTGAGTATGCTTCAAATGGGCAAATATCCTTGGAGTATTAAACGCCGTATATTATCGGATGTAGGACATGTTTCAAATGAGGATGCTGCAGTAGCAATGGCTGATGTTGTAGCAGAAAAACCGACGCAAATTTATTTGGCGCATTTAAGTAAAGACAACAATATGAAAGATCTGGCGCGGATGAGCGTAGAACAGACATTACAGTCATGCGGTATTATTGCAGGGGAATATTTGCATCTGCATGATACCGATGCCAATGAGCCGACAAAGCTTGTGACAGTTTAA
- a CDS encoding adenylosuccinate synthase: MTAVVVVGTQWGDEGKGKITDFLSKRADAIARYAGGDNAGHTIKIGGETYKLHLIPSGIFYPDKLSVIGNGVVLNPKSIVTELKGLQARGIDTSNLRISNRAHVILPYHIYQDIVEEQARGDEKIGTTAKGIGPCYQDKVARIGIRVADLLDKETFEKKLRANLTLKNRLFTKFYEVEGLQFDDIFEEYYAYGQEIAQYVTDTSKVLNDVIDEGGKVLFEGAQGIMLDVDQGTYPYVTSSNPVAGGIAIGSGVGPTAVERVVGVCKAYTSRVGDGPFPSELHDEIGQQIREVGREYGTTTGRPRRVGWFDSVVVRHSRRVSGITDLALNSIDVLSGLETVKICTAYEYNGEQITEYPANLEIIEQCKPVYEELPGWSEDVTNVRTFDELPENAKNYVQRIVELTGISLMTFSVGPSREQTNIVNEIWK, from the coding sequence ATGACAGCTGTAGTTGTAGTAGGTACGCAATGGGGAGACGAAGGAAAAGGTAAAATTACAGATTTCCTTTCAAAAAGAGCAGATGCAATCGCACGTTATGCTGGTGGAGATAACGCGGGTCACACAATTAAAATTGGTGGAGAAACATATAAATTGCATTTAATCCCTTCAGGAATTTTTTATCCGGATAAACTTTCTGTTATTGGAAATGGTGTTGTTCTTAATCCAAAGTCAATTGTAACGGAATTAAAAGGACTGCAAGCTAGAGGAATTGATACATCGAATTTAAGAATTTCCAATCGTGCACATGTTATTTTGCCATATCACATTTATCAGGATATTGTAGAGGAACAGGCACGTGGTGATGAAAAAATAGGAACGACAGCAAAGGGAATTGGTCCATGCTACCAAGATAAAGTTGCACGAATTGGGATTCGTGTAGCAGATCTATTAGATAAAGAAACATTTGAAAAAAAATTACGCGCAAATTTAACATTAAAAAATCGCTTATTTACTAAGTTTTATGAAGTAGAAGGCTTACAATTTGATGATATATTCGAGGAATACTACGCTTACGGTCAAGAAATTGCCCAATATGTAACAGATACATCGAAAGTGCTGAACGATGTTATTGATGAAGGCGGTAAAGTGCTGTTTGAAGGGGCACAGGGGATTATGCTTGATGTCGATCAAGGGACTTATCCATATGTAACTTCTTCAAATCCAGTGGCAGGCGGTATCGCAATTGGATCAGGTGTTGGTCCAACTGCAGTAGAACGCGTTGTTGGTGTTTGTAAGGCATATACGTCCCGTGTTGGAGATGGTCCATTTCCATCTGAACTTCATGATGAAATTGGCCAGCAAATTCGGGAAGTTGGCCGTGAATATGGGACAACAACAGGCCGTCCGCGTCGTGTTGGATGGTTTGACTCGGTTGTAGTTCGTCATTCACGCCGAGTTTCGGGAATAACGGACTTAGCATTAAATTCAATTGATGTATTATCAGGTCTTGAAACAGTTAAAATTTGTACAGCGTATGAATATAACGGGGAACAGATTACAGAATATCCAGCAAACTTGGAAATCATTGAACAGTGTAAACCTGTCTATGAAGAACTACCAGGTTGGTCAGAAGATGTGACGAACGTTCGGACATTTGATGAGCTTCCTGAGAATGCGAAAAATTATGTACAGCGCATTGTTGAGCTTACAGGTATTTCATTGATGACTTTCTCAGTTGGCCCTTCACGTGAGCAAACAAATATCGTAAATGAAATTTGGAAATAA
- the yycF gene encoding response regulator YycF — translation MDKTILVVDDEKPIADILQFNLIKEGYRVICAYDGDEALQRVEEEQPDLMLLDIMLPKRDGMEVCREVRKKYDFPIIMLTAKGSEIDKVLGLEMGADDYVTKPFSTRELIARVKANMRRLNVPAQIEEAQAETNDIVVGSLTIQPDAYLVLKRDESIELTHREFELLHYLAKHIGQVMTREHLLQTVWGYDYFGDVRTVDVTIRRLREKIEDNPSHPLWIVTRRGVGYYLRNPEQE, via the coding sequence ATGGATAAAACGATATTAGTTGTAGACGATGAGAAACCAATTGCAGACATTCTGCAGTTTAATTTAATAAAAGAAGGTTATCGCGTCATTTGTGCATATGATGGGGACGAAGCGCTTCAAAGAGTAGAAGAAGAACAGCCTGATTTAATGTTGCTGGATATTATGCTACCTAAACGTGACGGCATGGAAGTATGTCGTGAAGTGCGTAAAAAATATGATTTCCCAATTATTATGCTTACGGCAAAAGGTTCGGAAATCGATAAAGTGCTGGGGCTGGAAATGGGTGCTGACGACTATGTAACAAAGCCGTTCAGTACACGTGAATTAATTGCCCGTGTAAAAGCGAATATGCGCCGATTAAATGTGCCTGCTCAAATAGAAGAAGCACAAGCGGAAACGAATGATATTGTAGTGGGCTCTTTAACGATTCAGCCAGATGCCTATTTAGTATTAAAGCGTGACGAGTCAATTGAATTAACACACCGTGAATTTGAATTACTGCATTATTTAGCAAAACATATTGGTCAAGTTATGACACGTGAGCATTTGCTGCAAACAGTATGGGGGTATGATTATTTCGGTGATGTACGAACAGTGGACGTAACAATCCGCCGTTTACGTGAAAAAATTGAAGATAATCCAAGTCATCCTTTATGGATTGTTACGAGACGAGGAGTCGGCTATTACTTACGAAACCCTGAACAGGAGTAA
- a CDS encoding two-component system regulatory protein YycI, producing the protein MDWSKTKTIFIWVFLVLNIFLYTQYLESYKEGEKIEVLGETVEIEARLKEDNITYIALPNNKESAAYYSGQIKNFSPSEVPYFPNQSAKIENNNKLIVTMDKPVKLQKSDTRDSYTEFVHNNVYEGNSYVLWNIDEEKREATFFQKVNDVTLYYNVRGYVKLYWDDDNRIVSYEQTMLEKHEKLDKQQNLLTARQVLQILYGKNLLKPNSQITEMNLGYSTIVQLTQTQVFAPTWEVRVKLADDTEEIHFVNAVQGRIVEIQNDLSEIVEQTEDLEE; encoded by the coding sequence TTGGATTGGAGTAAAACGAAAACTATTTTTATATGGGTTTTTCTAGTATTGAATATCTTTTTATATACGCAGTATTTAGAGAGCTATAAAGAAGGAGAGAAAATAGAAGTTTTAGGGGAAACGGTGGAAATCGAAGCCCGTTTGAAGGAAGATAATATAACGTATATTGCCCTTCCGAACAATAAGGAAAGTGCGGCATATTATTCCGGACAAATTAAAAATTTCTCTCCATCTGAAGTGCCATACTTTCCGAATCAAAGTGCAAAGATCGAAAATAACAATAAGCTGATTGTGACGATGGACAAGCCTGTAAAGCTACAGAAAAGCGATACTCGAGATTCATATACTGAATTTGTCCACAACAATGTATATGAAGGTAATTCCTATGTGCTTTGGAATATCGATGAAGAGAAAAGAGAAGCGACATTTTTCCAGAAGGTGAATGATGTAACACTGTATTATAATGTGCGTGGTTATGTAAAACTTTATTGGGATGATGACAACCGCATTGTTTCCTATGAGCAAACAATGCTGGAAAAGCATGAAAAGTTAGATAAACAGCAAAATCTATTAACTGCAAGACAAGTATTGCAGATTCTATATGGAAAGAATTTATTAAAACCGAATTCTCAGATTACGGAAATGAATCTAGGCTACTCTACAATTGTTCAATTAACGCAAACACAAGTATTTGCACCGACATGGGAAGTGCGGGTAAAACTGGCTGATGACACAGAAGAAATACATTTTGTGAATGCGGTACAAGGACGAATTGTGGAGATCCAAAATGACTTATCCGAAATTGTTGAGCAGACAGAGGATTTGGAAGAGTAG
- the dnaB gene encoding replicative DNA helicase, translating into MNESMMDRVPPHNSEAEQSVIGAVFLEPQALITASEIVIADDFYHIAHQKIFQTMLNLSDQGKAIDLVTVTEELSAKKELEDIGGLSYITELSSAVPTAANIAHYAKIVEEKAILRRLIRVASKIADDGYTREDEVEVLLAEAEKKMLEVSNRKNAGDFKHVKDVLVQTFDNIEQLQSREGDVTGIPTGFRDLDKMTAGFQRNDLIIVAARPSVGKTAFALNVAQSVAVKARENVAIFSLEMGADQLVMRMLCAEGNIDAQRLRTGALETEDWSKLTMAMGSLSNSGIYIDDSPGVRMTDIRAKCRRLAKENGLGMIMIDYLQLILGSGKPGENRQQEVSEISRSLKGLARELKVPIIALSQLSRGVEQRQDKRPMMSDLRESGSIEQDADIVAFLYRDDYYDKESESKDIIEIIIAKQRNGPTGTVSLAFRKEYNKFLNLEFTPPPREE; encoded by the coding sequence ATGAACGAATCCATGATGGACCGTGTTCCCCCACATAATAGTGAAGCGGAACAATCGGTCATTGGAGCCGTTTTCCTTGAACCACAAGCTCTAATAACAGCATCTGAAATTGTTATAGCAGATGATTTTTATCATATTGCACATCAAAAGATTTTCCAAACGATGCTGAACTTGAGCGATCAGGGAAAAGCAATTGATCTTGTCACTGTAACGGAAGAATTATCAGCAAAAAAAGAGCTAGAGGATATCGGCGGGTTAAGCTATATTACGGAATTATCGAGTGCTGTTCCGACAGCTGCCAATATCGCACATTACGCAAAGATTGTAGAAGAAAAGGCGATTTTACGTCGCCTTATTCGCGTTGCATCTAAAATTGCGGATGACGGATATACGCGTGAAGATGAAGTAGAGGTTCTTTTAGCAGAAGCTGAAAAGAAAATGCTTGAAGTTTCGAACCGTAAAAATGCTGGCGACTTTAAGCACGTAAAAGATGTACTCGTTCAAACATTTGATAATATTGAACAGCTCCAGTCACGTGAGGGGGATGTGACAGGTATTCCTACCGGTTTCCGTGATTTGGACAAGATGACGGCCGGTTTCCAACGCAACGATTTAATTATTGTGGCAGCCCGTCCATCGGTTGGTAAAACAGCCTTTGCCTTAAACGTAGCCCAAAGTGTTGCTGTAAAGGCCCGTGAAAATGTAGCAATTTTCTCTCTTGAAATGGGAGCAGACCAGCTTGTCATGCGTATGTTATGTGCAGAAGGTAATATCGATGCACAACGCTTGCGTACAGGCGCTTTAGAAACAGAGGACTGGAGCAAGCTGACAATGGCTATGGGAAGTTTATCAAATTCCGGTATTTACATCGATGACTCTCCGGGTGTGCGCATGACAGATATACGTGCCAAATGCCGACGATTAGCTAAGGAAAACGGTTTAGGAATGATTATGATCGATTACTTGCAGCTTATTTTAGGTAGCGGTAAACCAGGAGAGAACCGTCAGCAGGAAGTATCGGAAATTTCCCGTTCATTAAAAGGTTTAGCGCGTGAATTAAAGGTACCTATAATTGCCCTATCACAGCTGTCGCGTGGTGTAGAGCAACGTCAAGATAAAAGACCGATGATGAGTGACTTGCGTGAATCTGGTTCGATTGAGCAAGATGCCGATATCGTAGCCTTCTTATACCGTGATGATTACTACGATAAAGAATCGGAAAGTAAGGATATTATCGAAATCATTATTGCAAAACAACGTAACGGTCCAACAGGCACGGTAAGCTTGGCATTCCGTAAAGAGTACAATAAGTTCTTGAATTTAGAATTTACTCCTCCTCCACGAGAAGAATAA
- the rplI gene encoding 50S ribosomal protein L9, with amino-acid sequence MKVVFLKDVKGKGKKGEIKEVAEGYARNFLLKNGYAKEANNQAISELQGQKRLEEKNAAAELQAAKDLKEQLEAITVEVKAKSGEGGRLFGSVSTKQIADALQKKHGFKVDKRKMDCNDGLRSLGYANVPVKLHQDVKATLKVHVIEE; translated from the coding sequence ATGAAAGTAGTATTTTTAAAAGACGTAAAAGGTAAAGGTAAAAAAGGTGAAATTAAAGAAGTAGCAGAAGGTTATGCACGTAACTTTTTACTTAAAAACGGTTATGCAAAAGAAGCTAATAACCAGGCAATTAGCGAACTGCAAGGTCAAAAGCGTTTAGAAGAGAAAAATGCGGCGGCAGAGTTGCAGGCAGCAAAAGATTTAAAAGAGCAATTAGAAGCAATTACAGTAGAAGTAAAAGCGAAATCAGGTGAAGGTGGTCGCCTATTTGGTTCAGTATCTACAAAGCAAATTGCAGATGCATTACAAAAGAAACATGGTTTTAAAGTAGATAAACGCAAAATGGATTGTAATGACGGACTTCGTTCATTAGGTTATGCCAATGTACCAGTGAAGTTACATCAAGATGTAAAGGCTACTTTAAAGGTACATGTAATTGAAGAATAA
- the walK gene encoding cell wall metabolism sensor histidine kinase WalK, whose product MQKVNFFKSIHVKLVLIYVLLIIIALQIIGIYFSKQLETSLKTNFQDSIRQRIELVHYSVREEMLKVRDENTPPTIEDSLKSILQGFSTEDINKINVVDRQYRILATSDNDQAIVGQRINEEIIQQAASSETLLDKVSMDRDTGDRMWILAVPIMDNVGPKGELKGVIYVQSNIEKVYEQLNEINRIFAAGIAVSLAITIILGILVARTITRPISDMRKQAQAMSKGNYARKVRVYGTDEIGQLAIAFNHLTNRLQEAQSTTEAERRKLASVLSNMTDGVIATDRKGKIILINDPALELLHDSRETTLNRPIASVLRLDQEYSFEDLIHMKDPVNLDFSMNDAPYVLRANFSVIQKETGFVNGLITVLHDITEQEKIDMERREFVANVSHELRTPLTTMRSYLEALAEGAWKDENIAPTFLNVTQTETERMIRLVNDLLQLSKMDSQEYELNLEFVEFNKFFTQIIDRFEMSKSQNVEFIRLLPEKSYFVDIDTDKLTQVIDNIISNALKYSPDGGNIRFGFTVHDNMIRVMISDDGMGIPKENVTRIFDRFYRVDRARARSMGGTGLGLAIAREMIEAHGGKIWAESEEGQGTTIFFTLPYELDEAGDWE is encoded by the coding sequence ATGCAAAAAGTGAACTTTTTTAAGTCCATCCATGTAAAGCTTGTACTGATTTATGTCCTATTAATTATTATTGCTCTTCAAATTATAGGCATTTATTTCTCAAAGCAGCTGGAGACGAGTTTAAAAACGAATTTCCAGGATTCGATTCGCCAAAGAATAGAGCTTGTGCATTATAGTGTTCGTGAAGAAATGTTAAAAGTGCGCGATGAAAATACGCCTCCTACGATAGAGGATAGTTTAAAGTCCATTTTGCAGGGTTTTTCTACAGAAGATATTAACAAAATCAATGTAGTGGACCGTCAATACCGTATATTGGCTACTTCCGATAATGACCAGGCAATTGTTGGTCAACGGATAAATGAAGAAATTATCCAACAGGCCGCGTCTTCCGAAACACTGTTGGATAAGGTTTCAATGGATCGGGATACAGGAGATCGCATGTGGATACTGGCTGTCCCTATTATGGATAATGTAGGGCCCAAGGGGGAATTGAAGGGTGTCATTTACGTTCAATCGAATATTGAAAAGGTATATGAGCAATTAAATGAAATTAATCGTATTTTTGCAGCAGGTATTGCAGTTTCGCTTGCTATTACGATTATATTAGGAATTTTAGTTGCGAGAACCATCACTCGCCCTATTTCCGATATGCGAAAACAGGCGCAGGCAATGTCAAAAGGGAATTATGCAAGGAAAGTGCGTGTATACGGAACAGATGAAATTGGACAGTTAGCCATTGCCTTCAATCATTTGACCAATCGCCTTCAGGAAGCACAATCCACGACAGAGGCTGAACGCCGGAAACTGGCAAGCGTACTTAGTAATATGACAGATGGTGTAATTGCAACAGACCGTAAAGGGAAAATTATTTTGATTAATGATCCGGCATTGGAATTGCTTCATGATTCACGTGAAACAACTTTAAACCGCCCGATTGCATCGGTATTGCGTTTAGACCAGGAATATAGTTTTGAAGACTTGATTCATATGAAAGATCCTGTGAATCTTGATTTTAGTATGAATGATGCGCCATATGTGTTACGAGCAAACTTTTCTGTAATTCAAAAGGAAACAGGTTTTGTTAATGGTCTGATTACAGTATTGCATGATATTACCGAACAGGAAAAAATCGATATGGAACGTCGTGAATTTGTTGCGAATGTTTCCCATGAATTGCGTACGCCGTTAACGACGATGCGCAGCTATTTAGAAGCCCTTGCAGAAGGTGCGTGGAAAGATGAAAATATAGCGCCAACATTTTTAAACGTCACACAAACTGAAACAGAGCGTATGATCCGCCTTGTTAATGATTTGCTGCAGTTATCAAAAATGGACAGCCAGGAGTATGAACTGAACTTGGAGTTTGTTGAATTTAATAAGTTTTTCACGCAAATTATCGACCGATTTGAAATGTCGAAGTCACAAAATGTAGAGTTTATCCGATTGCTTCCGGAAAAAAGTTATTTTGTTGATATTGATACCGATAAGCTGACACAGGTAATCGATAATATTATTTCAAATGCATTGAAGTATTCTCCGGATGGCGGCAATATTCGTTTTGGTTTTACCGTTCATGATAATATGATTCGCGTTATGATTTCAGATGATGGCATGGGAATTCCGAAAGAAAATGTGACGCGAATTTTTGATCGTTTCTATCGTGTAGACCGAGCAAGAGCAAGGTCGATGGGTGGAACAGGTTTAGGTCTTGCAATCGCTCGTGAAATGATTGAAGCACACGGCGGGAAAATTTGGGCAGAAAGTGAGGAAGGCCAGGGTACTACGATATTCTTCACATTGCCATATGAATTGGATGAAGCGGGTGATTGGGAATGA
- a CDS encoding M23 family metallopeptidase, whose translation MSSKGNKLDLKKSNLSLMNRHNRKFKVATLFALLVSTVTFNIGFANETDKEKFAKVFHVYVADTYVGSVADEATVNEIVEQKEQEASEQYEDLTIDAGADISLIPEQVFTVEANEEQTLKNLQEAITVQAKAHSLKVGETVVASVKDKEEFEAVIDGLKLQFVTQNDLKELQNNANKDYIPKLQKDETRLVDLALSTPITGDEVLAEPANIVSSKQAVQLLQTGALEQEVYTVKAGDVLGSIAKAHDLTTAELLKINPTLKADTVLQIGEQVNVTVQKPFVTVKAVYEKKKVEEIDFAKIVKEDATMLKGKKVVKQEGEKGKKEVSYLITEENGVRTERIQSETNVVAEPENRIVVVGTKVIPSVGTGTFAWPAVGGYISSNMGERWGRYHYGIDIARPSNYTIKASDNGVVKTAGKHSTYGNYVVINHKNGFETLYAHLSRIDVKVGQVVEQGSALGQMGSTGRSTGTHLHFEVHKNGKEVNPLSYLD comes from the coding sequence ATGAGTTCAAAAGGAAACAAGTTAGACTTAAAAAAATCTAATCTAAGTCTAATGAATCGTCATAATAGAAAATTTAAAGTGGCTACCTTATTTGCCTTACTTGTTTCTACAGTGACATTCAATATAGGTTTCGCGAATGAAACAGATAAAGAAAAATTCGCTAAAGTTTTCCACGTTTATGTAGCTGATACATACGTAGGTTCTGTTGCAGATGAAGCAACAGTAAATGAGATTGTCGAGCAAAAAGAGCAAGAGGCAAGCGAACAATATGAAGACTTAACTATTGACGCAGGCGCTGATATCTCACTTATACCAGAGCAAGTATTTACAGTCGAAGCTAATGAAGAGCAGACATTAAAAAACCTTCAAGAGGCAATAACTGTTCAGGCAAAAGCCCATTCCCTAAAAGTGGGGGAAACAGTCGTTGCATCAGTGAAGGATAAAGAAGAGTTTGAAGCTGTAATTGACGGATTAAAGCTTCAATTTGTGACACAAAACGATTTAAAAGAATTGCAAAACAATGCTAATAAAGATTATATACCCAAATTACAAAAGGATGAAACACGCCTGGTCGATCTTGCATTATCTACTCCGATTACAGGTGATGAAGTGTTAGCAGAGCCGGCAAATATTGTTTCTTCCAAACAAGCGGTACAACTTTTACAAACAGGTGCATTGGAGCAAGAAGTATATACTGTAAAAGCAGGAGATGTGTTAGGTTCAATTGCAAAAGCACATGATTTGACAACTGCTGAGTTATTAAAAATCAACCCTACACTTAAAGCAGACACTGTCCTTCAAATTGGCGAACAAGTCAATGTAACTGTACAAAAGCCATTTGTTACAGTAAAGGCAGTTTATGAAAAGAAAAAAGTAGAGGAAATCGACTTTGCGAAAATCGTCAAAGAAGATGCAACGATGCTTAAAGGTAAAAAAGTAGTTAAGCAGGAAGGCGAAAAGGGCAAAAAAGAAGTTTCCTACTTAATCACTGAAGAGAATGGTGTCCGAACAGAAAGAATACAATCAGAGACAAATGTAGTAGCAGAGCCTGAAAACCGTATTGTCGTTGTCGGAACTAAAGTGATTCCTTCTGTTGGAACAGGTACTTTTGCTTGGCCGGCAGTTGGTGGATATATCTCAAGTAATATGGGAGAGCGTTGGGGACGTTATCACTACGGTATTGATATTGCCCGCCCATCAAACTATACAATAAAAGCCTCAGATAATGGTGTTGTCAAAACGGCAGGCAAGCATTCAACATACGGAAATTATGTAGTGATTAACCATAAAAACGGTTTTGAAACATTGTATGCCCATTTATCTCGCATTGATGTAAAAGTGGGACAAGTAGTCGAACAAGGTTCCGCTTTAGGACAAATGGGTTCAACGGGGCGTTCAACAGGCACACACTTACATTTCGAAGTTCATAAAAACGGTAAAGAAGTAAATCCGTTATCATATTTAGATTAA